From the Lysobacter sp. FW306-1B-D06B genome, one window contains:
- the rsmB gene encoding 16S rRNA (cytosine(967)-C(5))-methyltransferase RsmB, which yields MKPSPGVQTRVTAARVLDAVLHRGRSLKAELSQALPTLADPRDRALVEAICFAVLRQPARYESALSAWMSKPLPRRDGELKALLFAGMAQLDPLALPAHAALAATVDAARALGRTHQAGLVNALLRRAQREGIPAGEAHAHWPRWLRDRIAADWPQDERAILDASAAEPPMWLRANRRRTTPAQYLERLQEAGIAAQLDAAVPDAVRLDVPVAVATLPGFADGDVSVQDASAQLVADALSAAPAARVLDACVAPGGKAAHLIERDASVRLTAIDIDAHRLERVRANLSRLDLGASVTLAAADAGDTAAWWDGTPFDAVLLDAPCSATGIVRRQPDVLQHRRASDLDALIATQARLLDALWATVAPGGVLLYATCSILKAENEAQVEAFLARTPDAAAESLDERFGRAAGPGRQRLPGEGGFDGFFYARLRKRVTG from the coding sequence ATGAAACCTTCCCCCGGCGTGCAGACCCGCGTCACCGCCGCGCGCGTGCTCGACGCGGTGCTCCATCGCGGCCGTTCGCTCAAGGCCGAACTGTCGCAGGCATTGCCCACGCTCGCCGATCCGCGCGATCGCGCGCTGGTGGAGGCGATCTGTTTCGCCGTGCTGCGCCAGCCGGCGCGCTACGAGTCGGCGCTGTCGGCGTGGATGAGCAAGCCATTGCCGCGCCGCGACGGCGAGCTCAAGGCGCTGCTGTTCGCCGGCATGGCCCAGCTCGATCCGCTCGCGCTGCCCGCGCACGCGGCGCTGGCGGCGACGGTCGATGCGGCGCGCGCGCTGGGTCGCACGCATCAGGCCGGCCTGGTGAACGCACTGCTGCGTCGCGCGCAACGCGAAGGCATTCCGGCCGGCGAAGCGCATGCGCATTGGCCGCGCTGGCTGCGCGATCGCATCGCCGCCGACTGGCCGCAGGATGAGCGCGCGATCCTCGACGCCAGCGCCGCCGAACCGCCGATGTGGCTGCGCGCGAACCGCCGCCGCACCACGCCCGCGCAGTACCTCGAACGCCTGCAGGAAGCGGGCATCGCCGCGCAGCTCGATGCCGCCGTGCCCGATGCCGTGCGCCTGGACGTACCCGTCGCCGTCGCCACATTGCCGGGCTTCGCCGATGGCGATGTGTCGGTGCAGGACGCGTCAGCGCAACTCGTCGCCGATGCGCTCTCGGCCGCGCCGGCCGCGCGCGTGCTCGATGCCTGCGTCGCACCCGGCGGCAAGGCCGCGCACCTGATCGAACGCGACGCCAGCGTGCGTCTCACCGCCATCGACATCGACGCGCACCGCCTGGAGCGCGTGCGCGCCAACCTGTCGCGGCTCGATCTCGGCGCGAGCGTGACGCTGGCCGCGGCCGATGCCGGCGACACCGCCGCATGGTGGGACGGCACGCCGTTCGATGCCGTGCTGCTCGACGCGCCGTGTTCGGCCACGGGCATCGTGCGACGCCAGCCCGATGTGTTGCAGCACCGTCGCGCTTCCGACCTGGACGCGCTGATCGCCACGCAGGCGCGATTGCTCGACGCGCTGTGGGCCACGGTCGCGCCGGGCGGCGTGCTGCTGTATGCCACGTGCTCGATCCTCAAGGCCGAGAACGAGGCGCAGGTCGAGGCGTTCCTGGCGCGTACGCCCGATGCGGCCGCGGAGTCGCTGGACGAACGCTTCGGTCGTGCCGCCGGTCCAGGCCGGCAGCGCCTGCCGGGCGAGGGCGGATTCGACGGCTTCTTCTACGCACGGCTGCGCAAGCGGGTCACGGGCTAG
- a CDS encoding LysM domain-containing protein, whose translation MLKPLRTVMTAALLTIATYGVAAELTADHPDTYVVKKGDTLWDIAGRFLKKPWLWPEIWQANPQVKNPHLIFPGDVLSLAYLDRVAVQEGPRQEAPINAIPLSEVEAFLKDLRVVDEFEHLPYVVGLEEDRLRASGNQVVYVKGLADAQPGQRYMVVRPSQRFQTLDPRRCCEPSGRRPQTLDFRGQRNWGTESLWAYQLPPGGGEFLGYELAKVTSGTISRGIVGDAEAATLLVDDNGREVRAGDRLIPVEAQSFDLQFIPHPPAQEPAVDRARVIAVTDMVTNGGTRDVVALSVGAADGVDNGTVFSVWRQGSVEVDRVKAGIDRSPDAHTRGEKVKMPDEFTSHVMVFRTFDKVSYALVMDGIRPTHLGYRLKHPDATN comes from the coding sequence ATGCTTAAACCGTTGCGCACGGTGATGACCGCTGCGTTGCTCACGATTGCCACCTATGGCGTGGCCGCGGAACTCACAGCCGATCACCCGGACACCTACGTGGTGAAGAAGGGCGACACCCTGTGGGACATCGCCGGACGCTTCCTGAAGAAGCCGTGGCTGTGGCCGGAAATCTGGCAGGCCAACCCGCAGGTCAAGAACCCGCACCTGATCTTCCCGGGCGACGTGCTGTCGCTGGCCTACCTCGACCGCGTGGCGGTTCAGGAAGGTCCGCGCCAGGAAGCGCCGATCAACGCCATTCCGTTGTCCGAGGTGGAGGCCTTCCTGAAGGACCTGCGCGTCGTCGACGAGTTCGAACACCTGCCCTACGTGGTGGGCCTGGAAGAGGACCGCCTGCGCGCCAGCGGCAACCAGGTCGTCTACGTGAAGGGCCTGGCCGACGCTCAACCGGGCCAGCGCTACATGGTCGTTCGCCCGAGCCAGCGCTTCCAGACGCTGGATCCGCGCCGCTGCTGCGAGCCCTCGGGCCGCCGTCCGCAGACGCTGGATTTCCGCGGCCAGCGCAACTGGGGCACCGAGAGCCTGTGGGCCTACCAGCTGCCGCCGGGCGGCGGTGAGTTCCTGGGCTACGAACTGGCCAAGGTCACCAGCGGCACCATCAGCCGCGGCATCGTCGGCGACGCCGAGGCCGCCACGCTGCTGGTCGACGACAACGGCCGCGAAGTGCGCGCCGGCGACCGCCTGATCCCGGTCGAGGCGCAGTCCTTCGACCTGCAGTTCATCCCGCATCCGCCCGCACAGGAACCGGCCGTCGACCGGGCCCGCGTGATCGCCGTGACCGACATGGTCACCAACGGCGGCACCCGTGACGTCGTTGCCCTCTCGGTCGGCGCTGCCGATGGCGTGGACAACGGCACCGTGTTCTCGGTGTGGCGCCAGGGCAGCGTCGAGGTCGACCGCGTCAAGGCCGGCATCGACCGCAGCCCGGACGCGCACACCCGCGGCGAGAAGGTGAAGATGCCCGACGAGTTCACCAGCCACGTCATGGTGTTCCGCACCTTCGACAAGGTCAGCTACGCACTCGTGATGGACGGCATCCGCCCGACCCACCTGGGCTACCGCCTGAAGCATCCGGACGCGACGAACTGA
- a CDS encoding glycosyltransferase family 39 protein yields MPTNARTRETWLFWILALLVLGAGLGLRDPWPADEPRFTLVAKHMVESGDWLFPHRGQELYSDKPPLFMWLQAIAYTVFGNWRVAFLLPSLLAALGTLWCVVDLGSRLWTRRVGLYAGYALLFALQFTWQAKKAQIDPLVVFWITLGNYGLLRHVLQVARTGPNGAGGPDWPMWMLGWACAALGIITKGVGIVVLLMLVPAGIASLRGWGVKVHVRDPRFWLGPLAFVLAACVWLVPMLVAALGSTGPEYRAYVDDILLRQTAKRYGASWDHGQPVWYFLEVMATMWLPTVLALPWAIPAWRRRLRRRDPRYLLPLAWWLLVLLFFTLPSGKRDMYILPALPMLALALGPLLPGLMRKRAVQWVAFGFTCVFAFAMLLGGLAMWLGDPGFERRFVAERGLQNEAAALAMCVTAIGVWGVLCLLWTGRRRPFAGMIALLSGLWVAFGLMLTPLLNDSSSARGLMTEVGRRIGPDAELGLVAWREQNLLMADRPVAEFGFKVDFDEQMQHGLRWQREAPQSRWLLVQDVALAGCVDVARTQHLGNANRRGWTLVPGEAAAGCR; encoded by the coding sequence ATGCCGACGAACGCCCGCACCCGCGAAACCTGGTTGTTCTGGATCCTCGCCCTGCTCGTGCTCGGCGCCGGACTGGGACTGCGTGATCCCTGGCCTGCCGACGAGCCGCGCTTCACCCTGGTGGCGAAGCACATGGTGGAAAGCGGCGACTGGCTGTTCCCGCACCGCGGCCAGGAGCTGTACTCGGACAAGCCGCCGCTCTTCATGTGGTTGCAGGCGATCGCCTACACGGTGTTCGGCAACTGGCGCGTCGCCTTCCTGCTGCCGTCGCTGCTGGCCGCGTTGGGAACGCTGTGGTGCGTCGTGGACCTGGGCTCGCGCCTGTGGACGCGGCGCGTGGGCCTCTATGCGGGCTATGCGCTGCTGTTCGCGCTGCAGTTCACCTGGCAGGCGAAGAAGGCGCAGATCGATCCGCTCGTCGTGTTCTGGATCACGCTGGGCAATTACGGCCTGCTGCGGCACGTCCTCCAGGTCGCGCGGACGGGCCCGAATGGAGCCGGCGGGCCGGACTGGCCGATGTGGATGCTCGGCTGGGCCTGCGCCGCGCTGGGCATCATCACCAAGGGCGTGGGCATCGTGGTGCTGCTGATGCTGGTGCCGGCGGGCATCGCCTCGCTGCGCGGCTGGGGCGTGAAGGTGCACGTGCGCGATCCGCGCTTCTGGCTCGGGCCGCTGGCGTTCGTGCTCGCCGCGTGCGTGTGGCTGGTGCCGATGCTGGTGGCCGCGCTCGGCAGCACCGGGCCGGAGTACCGCGCGTACGTGGACGACATCCTGCTGCGCCAGACGGCCAAGCGTTACGGCGCGTCGTGGGACCACGGCCAACCGGTGTGGTACTTCCTCGAAGTGATGGCGACGATGTGGCTGCCGACGGTGCTGGCGTTGCCGTGGGCGATACCGGCGTGGCGCCGTCGCCTGCGTCGTCGCGATCCGCGCTACCTGCTGCCGCTGGCGTGGTGGCTGCTGGTGCTGCTGTTCTTCACCCTGCCCAGCGGCAAGCGCGACATGTACATCCTGCCGGCGCTGCCGATGCTGGCGCTGGCGCTGGGGCCGCTGCTGCCCGGGCTGATGCGCAAGCGCGCGGTGCAGTGGGTGGCGTTCGGTTTCACCTGCGTCTTCGCCTTCGCGATGCTGCTGGGCGGGCTGGCGATGTGGCTGGGCGATCCGGGTTTCGAGCGCCGTTTCGTCGCCGAACGCGGACTGCAGAACGAGGCCGCGGCACTGGCGATGTGCGTCACCGCGATCGGCGTGTGGGGCGTGCTGTGCCTGCTGTGGACCGGTCGCCGGCGACCGTTCGCGGGCATGATCGCGCTGCTGTCGGGGCTGTGGGTGGCGTTTGGTCTGATGTTGACGCCGCTGCTCAACGATTCGTCTTCGGCACGCGGACTGATGACCGAGGTCGGGCGTCGCATCGGGCCGGACGCAGAGCTGGGGTTGGTGGCGTGGCGCGAGCAGAACCTGCTGATGGCCGATCGCCCGGTGGCGGAATTCGGCTTCAAGGTCGACTTCGACGAACAGATGCAGCACGGCCTGCGCTGGCAGCGCGAGGCGCCGCAGTCGCGGTGGTTGCTGGTGCAGGACGTGGCGCTGGCGGGATGCGTCGATGTGGCGCGAACGCAGCACCTGGGAAATGCGAACCGGCGCGGGTGGACGCTGGTGCCGGGCGAGGCGGCGGCGGGGTGTCGTTGA
- the fmt gene encoding methionyl-tRNA formyltransferase yields MRLVFAGTPDFAVPCLRAAAQRGEIVAVYTQPDRPAGRGRELTPSPVKREALLRGIPVLQPENFKSAVSKDALRALQPDLMIVVAYGLILPQSVLDIPTYGCWNVHASLLPRWRGAAPIQRAIEAGDTRSGVCLMQMEKGLDTGPVLLSQALEIGESETGGQLHDRLSTLGAQVLSDGLGLLRADIRPVPQPQPEEGVTYAHKLDKSEARLDWSQPARALANKVRAFNPWPMAEANVAGERLRLHGVVALDEAHCAAPGTLLRASRDGLDIACGEGALRIRVLQREGGKAITAADYLNGRRDLVR; encoded by the coding sequence ATGCGCCTAGTCTTCGCCGGTACCCCCGATTTTGCCGTCCCGTGCCTGCGCGCCGCTGCGCAGCGGGGCGAGATCGTCGCGGTCTACACCCAGCCTGATCGCCCCGCCGGTCGCGGGCGCGAGCTCACGCCTTCGCCGGTCAAGCGCGAGGCGCTGCTGCGCGGCATTCCGGTGCTGCAGCCGGAAAACTTCAAGTCCGCCGTGTCGAAGGACGCGCTGCGCGCGCTGCAACCGGACCTGATGATCGTGGTCGCCTACGGCCTGATCCTGCCGCAGTCGGTGCTCGACATTCCCACCTACGGCTGCTGGAACGTGCACGCCTCGCTGCTGCCGCGCTGGCGCGGCGCGGCGCCGATCCAGCGCGCGATCGAAGCCGGCGACACGCGCAGCGGCGTGTGCCTGATGCAGATGGAAAAGGGCCTGGACACCGGCCCGGTGCTGCTCTCGCAGGCCCTCGAGATAGGCGAGAGCGAGACCGGGGGACAGTTGCACGACCGCCTTTCCACGCTCGGCGCGCAGGTGCTCTCCGACGGACTGGGCCTGCTGCGCGCCGACATCCGCCCCGTGCCGCAGCCGCAGCCGGAAGAGGGCGTCACCTACGCGCACAAGCTCGACAAGAGCGAGGCGCGCCTGGACTGGTCGCAGCCGGCGCGCGCGCTGGCGAACAAGGTGCGTGCGTTCAACCCCTGGCCGATGGCCGAAGCCAACGTCGCCGGCGAGCGCCTGCGTCTGCACGGCGTGGTCGCGCTGGACGAAGCGCATTGCGCCGCGCCGGGCACGCTGCTGCGCGCCTCGCGCGACGGTCTGGACATCGCCTGTGGCGAAGGCGCGCTGCGCATCCGCGTACTGCAGCGCGAAGGCGGCAAGGCAATCACCGCCGCCGACTACCTCAACGGTCGTCGCGACCTGGTGCGCTGA
- the def gene encoding peptide deformylase produces MALLPILEFPDPRLRTVAAKVDPARVADADFQKLIDDMFETMYEAPGIGLAASQVDVHQRFMVIDISEEKNQPMVFINPEIVARDGEQVYQEGCLSVPGIFADVTRANRITVKFLDRAAKECELDVDGLLAVCIQHEMDHLAGKLFVDYLSPLKREMVRKKLAKARRQAAA; encoded by the coding sequence ATGGCCCTGCTCCCCATCCTCGAATTCCCCGATCCGCGCCTGCGCACCGTCGCTGCGAAGGTCGATCCCGCGCGTGTCGCCGATGCCGACTTCCAGAAGCTGATCGACGACATGTTCGAGACCATGTACGAGGCCCCGGGCATCGGGCTGGCCGCCAGCCAGGTCGACGTGCACCAGCGCTTCATGGTCATCGACATCAGCGAGGAGAAGAACCAGCCGATGGTCTTCATCAACCCGGAGATCGTCGCGCGCGATGGCGAGCAGGTGTACCAGGAAGGCTGCCTGTCGGTCCCGGGCATCTTCGCCGACGTCACCCGCGCCAACCGGATCACGGTGAAGTTCCTCGATCGCGCCGCCAAGGAATGCGAGCTGGACGTCGACGGTCTGCTGGCCGTGTGCATCCAGCACGAGATGGACCACCTCGCGGGCAAGCTGTTCGTCGATTACCTCTCGCCGCTCAAGCGCGAGATGGTGCGCAAGAAGCTCGCCAAGGCGCGTCGCCAGGCCGCGGCCTGA
- the dprA gene encoding DNA-processing protein DprA, with amino-acid sequence MTAPSQEESAALLRLIAAGGSLEARRALIKRHGGVAAALAAGRDAWRAAGLTDEHVAQLSQTTPPPRAVAWLQAPQHHLIGWLDPDYPPLLRGSPSPPLALFVAGDPALLWHPSVALVGSRAPTPGGRDNARGFARALAASGFAVTSGLAAGIDTAAHLATLEADGRTVAVLGTGVDVPYPRSNAALHARIVEHGAVVSEYLPGTGPVAFHFPSRNRILAGLSLGTVVVEAAERSGALITARLAAEAGRDVFALPGSIHNPLARGCHRLIRDGAGLVESAGEVVAALAPQAASLARDLRLRLDAPIHPVHEVPAGARAGPGNKDPDYQLLWKALGHDPTAMDQLVERTGLTAAAVSSMLLLMELDGRVFSQHGRYFRSR; translated from the coding sequence ATGACCGCGCCGTCCCAGGAAGAATCCGCCGCACTGCTCCGCCTCATCGCCGCCGGCGGGTCGCTGGAAGCGCGGCGTGCGTTGATCAAACGCCACGGTGGCGTGGCGGCCGCGCTGGCCGCCGGCCGCGACGCGTGGCGCGCGGCCGGCCTGACGGACGAGCACGTCGCGCAGCTGTCCCAGACCACGCCGCCACCGCGCGCAGTGGCCTGGCTGCAGGCACCGCAGCACCACCTGATCGGCTGGCTCGATCCGGACTACCCGCCCCTGCTGCGCGGCTCGCCAAGCCCGCCGTTGGCGTTGTTCGTCGCGGGCGATCCGGCGTTGTTGTGGCATCCGTCGGTGGCGCTGGTCGGCAGCCGCGCGCCGACGCCGGGCGGGCGCGACAACGCGCGCGGGTTCGCGCGGGCGCTGGCCGCCTCGGGCTTCGCGGTCACCAGCGGCCTCGCCGCGGGGATCGACACCGCCGCGCACCTGGCCACGCTGGAGGCGGACGGCCGCACGGTGGCGGTGCTGGGCACCGGCGTCGACGTCCCGTACCCGCGCTCGAACGCGGCGCTGCACGCCCGCATCGTCGAGCACGGCGCCGTCGTCAGCGAATACCTTCCCGGCACCGGGCCGGTGGCGTTCCACTTCCCCAGCCGCAACCGGATCCTCGCCGGGCTGTCGCTGGGAACGGTGGTGGTCGAGGCGGCGGAGCGTTCCGGCGCACTGATCACCGCCCGTCTCGCGGCGGAAGCCGGGCGGGATGTCTTCGCCCTGCCCGGCTCCATCCACAACCCGCTGGCCCGCGGCTGCCACCGCCTCATCCGCGACGGGGCCGGTCTGGTCGAGTCCGCGGGCGAGGTCGTGGCCGCTCTCGCCCCGCAGGCCGCATCCCTCGCGAGGGACTTGCGACTGCGCCTGGACGCCCCCATTCACCCTGTTCACGAGGTCCCGGCCGGGGCTCGCGCTGGACCGGGGAACAAAGACCCCGACTACCAGTTGTTGTGGAAAGCCCTGGGCCACGACCCAACCGCTATGGATCAGCTCGTGGAGCGAACCGGATTGACGGCCGCTGCAGTGTCCTCCATGCTGCTGCTCATGGAGCTTGATGGCCGTGTTTTTTCACAGCATGGCCGGTACTTCCGCAGTCGCTGA